CCGCCCCGTCATCGGCGCCTGGAAGAAAAGCATGGGCAAACCAGCTGCCGGTAAACCACCCATCGTCACCTGTACCGGCGGACATGTAGGTTATCGTTGCGTTGTTCTCGCTTCTGCTATCCGTTTGAGCGCGGAAGTTCGCCATATATGAAGTTTGCAGAGAATAGACCGCGTCGTCTTTAAGACCAAGGATCGCCGCGAGCCAGGAAGCCCAGTTGCTGTAAGCGATGTCGGCAAGCTCCGAGCCTTTGTTCGGTGTAGACAGCTGATGGACCACGTTTACATATGGAGACGCCCCGTAATAAACAAGAGCCGTTTGTGAGTCAATGCCGCCCTTGGAGTGAGCGATGATATTAATCTTGGGAACGCCATAGTAGGACGCCGTTTTGCGGATCACATCAGCGAGGACCGGGCCGTTCGTCCACATATTGCCCCCTGCTCCCGCAGAATCCTTAAGCTGCACGAAAGCTGTTCGGTAGCCGGCATTGTAAGCGGCTTCATAATAACCGTCCGAACCCAGCCAGCGCCCGTAATCGGAATGCAGACCCTGCACGAACAAAAGTACGGGTTTCTCCGGTGAAGCCCGCGGCGGTACCGCTCCCGTATACCAATCCCCGAAGCTGCCGTAAGCATTGTCATTGTGCAGTATGGGGGCGGGTACCTCCGCCTCAGCCCGCGTCAGCCAAACGAGTGATAGAACGGTGGCCAGAACCAATGCTGCTGCCAAGTTAATGAAGCAACGCTTCAATAGAACCGATCCCCCTCATCTCAAAATTTGTTTGTTAAGCTGGACATACTGTCGGGTTCGATTGCTCTCCCCCTTACACTTTATGACTCGCCGGCGATTCGTGACCCGACTTTGCCCCTATGTTAACAGGCATAAAAAAAACCTTATTTCCAGGAAGACGGCAAGCTGTCCGAATTCCCAAAAATAAGGTATGAATCAACCCTTTATACAGAGATCGTTTTTCTGAAAATAATTCTGCAGATAAACCGCTTCATTTTTATATCCCGAGAGCAGCCTCCGCAGGATTTCGAAATCGTCTTCGGGCTCCTTCTTGGTTTTCCGAAGCTGCAATCTCCATTTCTTTTCTACGGGGATGATCATTACGGAAGAATGACCGCCTACGGCAGTAGCAATTTTTTCTTTATCATAGAACAGCTCTATCACCTGGCAGGGGTGCAGTACGCTTGAGAATGCAAAGTATGAACCTTCCGCCTCCAGCTCCAAGGCCTGTTCGAGCAGTGCGTTTGTTTTTTCACGGGTAAACGCGGGCGGAGAGGCCAGCTGCTTCGCCCATAATAAGATCAATCCTTTCTCTTCATATGTGAACATGAAAGCAAATGCATAGAGAGTATAAATCCGGTTATTGTACATGGCCTCAAGCAGTTCGATTTCTTGCTTCGCGATCGGCCTCAACAGCGTAAAATCAATAGTCATCGTCTTCGCTTCCTTGATAATTGGCGCGACATACGTATCAGGATGGAGATCGAACAACACATGACTGGGTTCACTTTGGGTCTGGATCATTAGCGGGTTAAACTCCGCAAGCCGGCTCATGTTATCCGGATCTAGTTTCATTGTTCCGTGTGTTTCCCGGCGTACACATTCGATCAACAAATCTGGCAGCATAGGAGCCCTCCTCGTAAACATGTCTATTTGTCTATCACCCTTGAGCCGGTCCATCTTGGCAGACCTTATTGGGGAACGAGCTCCCTGCCTGCCGCTTGTTCTTGGTAACCGGGCTGTAAAGAAGCAAGATTCAATACCCTCATAACCTTGTTTAGCACTTTTCCGGTAACGGAATCATCGCCTGCCTCGATTTTGGAAATATGAGCCTGATTCGTCCCAGCCATCTCGGCGAGCTGCTGCTGCGTCAATCTCAGCTCCACGCGGCGGGCGAAAACCATACTTCCAATCATGATCGTAAAGCTGTTTATCTCCGCTGCCATTCCAGGATTATTTCGGCCGCTGGCATGGGGATGGGGATCGGGAAAGTCCTGGTCTAATTTGGCACCTGGCACGCTGCATCAACTCCTTGTTTTATAGAAGCGAATACTATTATATTCCATATCTGCTCCCATTATATCAGAAGCGGTATAAATTATCAAAAAATTCAAACGGCGGACCATAACGAGAACTCAAGCCCTCAGGTAGAGAGTGTCATTATCGGCAAAAAAACCGCCCGTCTCCCAGCCGGGAAACGAGCGGCAATATTTACACTGTAGAACTCCAGATTCATGTTTCCGGTACCGGCTTGTCATTTCCATAGATAGGCTTCGCCGTATATTTGGTTACAGGTGCGGTTGTATCGATCCGGAGAGTTATCGGCTTTGTCTCCCGGTTAAGGAACCAGTCCATGCCGGTGTATGACAGACCATAGTAGGGACGGTGATCTTTGTGCCCTGTCCAGTTGTGCTGGTCCCATCCTCTTTGTCATACAGCTCCCAGAGTGTACTTTTTATACCGGATAAGTCATCTGTGGCAGTGTTCGTGATGAATGTCCGTTTTCAAGCTTCCGCGACGCAGGTTCCATCATGAATGAACGGGACCTCGTCCTCAACTGAGCAATTGAAAAGAAATCACGTTATTTGCGGTATGGTAAGATGGACTCGTATAGGATGCGATAACCTAATGGAAGAGGTGTTGAACATGCAAAACCGGAATTACACGATGGTGCAAGCAGGTCTGTTCGAGAAGCTCGGAAGCGTTACGGAAGCTCCTGCCAAGGGGAAACTATTTTTGAAGGAATCTCTTGGGTTAACCAGCATGGAGGTGTCGCTCAATCAGCTGCCCCCCCGGGGGGAGGTGCCTTTCTATCATAAGCACAAGGAGAATGAGGAGTTGTACGTAATTATTCGCGGCCGGGGGCAGGTTCAAGTTGACGGCGAAATTCTCGAGGTGACGGAAGGAAGCGCCGTACGCATGGCACCGCAAGGTGTGCGTACCCTGCGGAATACGTCCGAGACAGAGGATTTGTACTTTATTGTCATCCAGGCCAAGGAACACAGCTTGACCCAATGGGTCATGACCGACGGCATTATTCTCGAAGAACCCGTGAAGTGGTGATTTAACGAAGGGAACAAAGCTTTCAGTTCAGATAAAAGCCCTGAGCCCGCTCACCCCTAAGTTGAAAATTTTTATTCCTTTGAACGTTCCTCGCATCTTTTGGAACAGCAAAGAGGCAGACGCCGAGCCGGCACTGCCTCTTAAATATATCTATCATTTGTTCGTCGCGTGGGCTGCGCGCATGGCTGCGGTTTCCTCTTCGTTCGGTCCGTAGATGCCGGGAGCCGTAAGTCCCGCTTGACGTATCAGAATCGTCATCTGCCCGCGGTGATGAATTTGGTGGCGTTTGGGGTATTTTATCAGGAATAGCCTTAGCATTTTATACCTTGTATTCGTTATCGTATTCGGTACAATGGTTGCAAGGTGTGCCGCCAAGCTGGCGTACCACGAGGGCGTACCGCTGCTGTTTCGAGTTCCGTTACGTTACTACAAGAACGTTTACGGAATGGGGCTGAATTTCAACTGTAAGATCAGATTGCGCATTCCAATGTAACGGCTGTTCGATGACGCGAACCTGCTCTTTCCCAATATCGTTGTAAGCATCTTTCGAATCGCCGGTCACACTATAAAGAACGGCATTCGAATGCTGCACTGCACTGCCCTTGTATTGACGGTCGGTGCGAAATTCGCCATTCCAATTACATCGCTGTGTTTGAGACACTGATTTATAAAACAAGCGGTAAACACAGTATCCGCCATTGTGTAGCTGGAATTGATGTCGTTTTCATCCCTCGGTGTTAAATAATCCGCGGTTCCGGAGTTAATATGCGATGATGAAGATTCCATTCGTCATAGGCAATACGAATTTTGCCTAAATAGCCGAGTGAACCGAGCTATAAGAAACCCTTTGCGCATCCTTTTATTATAATGATTTCTAATATAGTATTATAATCAAAATAGTATAATATGCCTATTTTAAAATATAGTAATATCATGTAAATTGACAATATACGACAACAGAATATTTCGTACGATAATGGCAAACCCGCTGAAAAGCGGCGACGCAAAGCTATAGGGGCTAAGGCGGAAAGCACCACCATTCGCTATGCCTGCCAGTTACCGAATACGACGGCAGCCTCCGTCTATTCATTCTAATAATGCTGATGGGAGGTTTTTTGTGCTGCTTAAAATTAATTAAATCGTCTGGCAGGAAAGAAATGTGAGTATTGGAGTTAATATTTTCTCAAAAGTCGGAAAATTCAGAATTAAATCCATGCACTTTTTGCGCCAAGGAGGATTTAAAATGAGCAGTGGGAAGATCAAGGTTGCAATTATAGGCAGCGGCAATATCGGGACAGACTTACTAAAAAAAACGATGAGATCGCCTCATTTGGAGTGTACACTGTTTGTGGGTAGAAACTTGGAATCGCCCGGGATGATTATAGCCAGAGATTTAGGAATACATGTTTCGGATAAAAAAATTGATGCTATTGTAGATTACGCTCATATGTACGATATTGTTTTCGATGCCACTTCTGCATTTTCTCATGCTCAACATGCAATAGTTTTTAGAAGGCTTCGAAAGTTTGTTATAGATATGACTCCGTCAAAAATTGGGGAAATGTGTGTTCCTGCGGTAAATTTAAGTGAATGCTTGACGCTTGATAACGTAAATATGGTTACATGCGGGGGACAAGCTTCCGTACCGGTAGCGTATGCGATCGGACAATCCCATGAACGGGTCGAATATATTGAAGTGGTATCCAGTATTGCTTCCAAGAGCGCCGGTCCGGCTACAAGATCCAACCTTGACGAATATATCGAAAATACGGAGGAAGCGATCCGAAAATTCTCCCGATGTAATAAAGCTAAAGCTATTATTAATTTAAACCCCGCAGAGCCTTGCATTGACATGCAAACCACCATTTATGCCAAGGTTCATAATCCCAATCTGGAGCTGCTTCATAGAAATTTGAACCGAATTATTTCTAAGATGCAATCTTATGTTCCAGG
This is a stretch of genomic DNA from Paenibacillus sp. sptzw28. It encodes these proteins:
- a CDS encoding helix-turn-helix domain-containing protein, which produces MPGAKLDQDFPDPHPHASGRNNPGMAAEINSFTIMIGSMVFARRVELRLTQQQLAEMAGTNQAHISKIEAGDDSVTGKVLNKVMRVLNLASLQPGYQEQAAGRELVPQ
- a CDS encoding acetaldehyde dehydrogenase (acetylating) — its product is MSSGKIKVAIIGSGNIGTDLLKKTMRSPHLECTLFVGRNLESPGMIIARDLGIHVSDKKIDAIVDYAHMYDIVFDATSAFSHAQHAIVFRRLRKFVIDMTPSKIGEMCVPAVNLSECLTLDNVNMVTCGGQASVPVAYAIGQSHERVEYIEVVSSIASKSAGPATRSNLDEYIENTEEAIRKFSRCNKAKAIINLNPAEPCIDMQTTIYAKVHNPNLELLHRNLNRIISKMQSYVPGYQLIIPPTIEDGRIVVMIKVQGLGDYLPPYAGNLDIINCAAIATAEEYASKLAGIEKGA
- a CDS encoding alpha-L-arabinofuranosidase C-terminal domain-containing protein encodes the protein MESSSSHINSGTADYLTPRDENDINSSYTMADTVFTACFINQCLKHSDVIGMANFAPTVNTRAVQCSIRMPFFIV
- a CDS encoding DinB family protein — protein: MTNTRYKMLRLFLIKYPKRHQIHHRGQMTILIRQAGLTAPGIYGPNEEETAAMRAAHATNK
- a CDS encoding cupin domain-containing protein, encoding MEEVLNMQNRNYTMVQAGLFEKLGSVTEAPAKGKLFLKESLGLTSMEVSLNQLPPRGEVPFYHKHKENEELYVIIRGRGQVQVDGEILEVTEGSAVRMAPQGVRTLRNTSETEDLYFIVIQAKEHSLTQWVMTDGIILEEPVKW